The following are from one region of the Primulina eburnea isolate SZY01 chromosome 17, ASM2296580v1, whole genome shotgun sequence genome:
- the LOC140818742 gene encoding uncharacterized protein, whose protein sequence is MSASSKFELSSASPDRPLYTSGHRGSYGAAALDRSGSFRENMENPLLSSLPNMTRSTSSVTQGDMLNFFQCVRFDPKSMVVEHKLNRPAEFKRLASAAVGFPLEDSETAPTKSTLSTPAPEDLRRLKSGVRESGTKARERVKILNDCLSVINKCFPTIPSRKRSRLDSLSNDRSNTLLSIDRSTPARGIGKIGSQNQANTSGIELEQQKADERSKNAFPNKRTRTSLVDVRTEMRASTPSMDKDRDAVRLSNSSGIQGEERSLSSSVDGWEKSKMKKKRTGIKPDVTPSSRTTKPVDGYRETKQGTQPRLPTEARSRLYDSHGFRAGVANGGLGVGKSEATSQTSSGIRSSISRTDSDNSSFLHERRERPSGQEKERVNLKAGNRASSREDLSSGSPTSSSKLNGNLRAPRSGSVGGVSKLSQVAQRSVSSDDWELSNCMSKLPCVFGPNNGERSPSARSTSPPVANWVQKPQKISRTARRTNLSPIVPGMTRTLLLIRLK, encoded by the exons ATGTCAGCTTCTAGCAAGTTTGAACTTTCTTCTGCTAGCCCAGATAGGCCATTATACACATCTGGGCATCGTGGATCTTATggtgctgctgcattggacagATCTGGTAGCTTCCGCGAGAACATGGAGAACCCACTTTTATCCAGTCTACCAAATATGACAAGAAGCACTTCATCTGTAACTCAAGGGGACATGCTTAATTTTTTCCAATGCGTGCGTTTTGATCCGAAATCTATGGTGGTTGAGCATAAGTTGAATCGACCAGCGGAATTTAAGCGGCTTGCAAGTGCTGCTGTTGGATTTCCTTTGGAAGATTCTGAAACAGCACCTACAAAAAGCACACTGTCTACTCCTGCCCCTGAGGATCTGAGACGACTCAAATCTGGTGTGCGGGAGAGTGGGACCAAAGCTAG GGAACGAGTGAAGATATTGAACGACTGTTTGTCGGTAATCAATAAGTGTTTCCCCACGATTCCATCCAGAAAGAGATCGCGTCTGGATTCCCTGTCCAATGACCGATCAAACACATTGTTGTCAATTGACCGTTCCACACCAGCAAGAGGCATTGGTAAAATTGGATCTCAAAATCAAGCAAATACAAGTGGTATTGAATTGGAGCAGCAAAAAGCCGATGAAAGATCCAAAAATGCCTTTCCAAACAAGCGGACTCGAACTTCTTTGGTTGATGTTAGG ACGGAAATGCGTGCCAGTACCCCTTCTATGGATAAGGACAGGGATGCTGTAAGACTCTCCAATAGCAGTGGAATTCAGGGTGAGGAGCGTTCTTTATCAAGTAGTGTTGATGGTTGGGAGAAgtcaaaaatgaagaaaaagcgTACTGGAATAAAACCAGATGTTACTCCCAGTTCAAGGACAACAAAACCTGTTGATGGTTATCGGGAAACCAAACAAGGAACTCAGCCAAGGCTTCCTACTGAAGCTCGTTCAAGGTTGTATGATTCTCATGGCTTTAG AGCTGGAGTTGCTAATGGAGGTTTGGGAGTAGGAAAATCTGAAGCCACCTCACAGACTAGCTCGGGCATTCGTTCATCTATTTCCAGAACTGATTCAGACAATAGTTCCTTTCTCCACGAGAGGAGAGAACGTCCAAGTGGTCAAGAGAAAGAAAGGGTGAATCTGAAAGCTGGAAACAG GGCAAGTTCCCGAGAAGATTTAAGTTCAGGCAGCCCGACCTCAAGCTCGAAGTTGAATGGTAACTTACGTGCCCCACGGTCTGGTTCAGTTGGCGGGGTTTCCAAGTTGTCTCAAGTGGCACAACGTTCCGTATCTTCAGATGATTGGGAATTATCTAATTGCATGAGTAAACTTCCCTGTGTCTTTGGGCCTAACAATGGGGAGCGTTCACCTTCTGCACGGTCTACATCTCCTCCGGTTGCCAATTGGGTTCAGAAGCCACAGAAGATTTCTCGAACTGCAAGAAGAACTAATTTATCACCCATTGTTCCTGGAATGACGAGAACCCTACTTTTGATACGGCTGAAGTGA